In a single window of the Rhodococcus qingshengii JCM 15477 genome:
- a CDS encoding aldehyde dehydrogenase family protein, with amino-acid sequence MSIKHFPFLIAGEATTTDSRIEIRNPFDGRIVATVSEADPVHIESAIAAASAVATEFASTPVHIRADALIHISTRLNDRHEEIAQLISAESGKPIKWARVEVTRAATTFRWAAEEARRWSGHMQRLDTDAGSDGRLALVHRVPRGPILGIAPFNFPLNLVAHKVAPALAVGAPIIVKPAPATPLSSLVLGELLAETSLPEGAWSVLTVSNEKASEMVQDPRLPVVSFTGSVPVGWAIRDRVPRKHVTLELGGNAAVVVCEDWSDEAGQDFAAERIARFSMYQAGQSCIAVQRVFLHDKHYESMRQRILSWIGMLSTGAPDDDATDVGPLIDERAAVRVEQWIDEAVAGGATVLTGGGRVGAVVEPTVIEDAPRGARVLDDEVFGPVVALCKVSSDEDAFEKVNESRFGLQAGVFTSNLQTAFRASRVLNVGGVIVGDVPSYRADQMPYGGVKDSGTGKEGVLSAMEDLTEEKVLVLTGIDVL; translated from the coding sequence ATGAGCATTAAACACTTTCCATTCCTGATCGCCGGCGAGGCGACGACGACCGATAGCCGTATCGAGATCCGCAATCCATTCGACGGTCGGATTGTCGCAACTGTGTCCGAGGCGGATCCGGTGCACATCGAGTCCGCGATCGCAGCTGCCTCGGCGGTGGCCACCGAATTCGCGAGTACACCCGTGCATATCCGCGCAGACGCTCTTATACACATATCAACGCGTCTGAACGACCGCCACGAGGAGATTGCCCAGCTCATCTCAGCCGAATCCGGCAAGCCAATCAAGTGGGCGCGTGTCGAGGTTACCCGCGCCGCTACCACCTTCCGGTGGGCAGCCGAGGAGGCCAGGCGCTGGAGTGGACACATGCAACGACTCGATACCGATGCAGGCTCGGACGGTCGTTTGGCTCTGGTTCACCGGGTCCCGCGCGGCCCCATCCTCGGGATCGCCCCGTTCAACTTTCCGCTCAACTTGGTCGCCCACAAAGTTGCGCCGGCGCTCGCCGTCGGTGCGCCGATCATCGTCAAGCCTGCGCCAGCGACACCGCTGTCGAGTCTGGTGCTCGGTGAGCTGCTGGCGGAAACGTCACTGCCAGAAGGCGCGTGGTCCGTGTTGACCGTCTCGAACGAAAAGGCTTCGGAGATGGTCCAGGATCCGCGTCTGCCGGTGGTCTCATTCACCGGTTCGGTTCCTGTGGGGTGGGCCATCCGCGATCGGGTGCCGCGAAAACACGTCACGCTCGAATTGGGAGGAAACGCCGCCGTCGTGGTGTGTGAAGACTGGTCCGATGAAGCCGGACAGGACTTCGCGGCCGAACGAATTGCGCGGTTCTCGATGTACCAAGCTGGTCAGTCCTGCATCGCGGTGCAGCGAGTATTCTTGCACGACAAGCACTACGAGAGCATGCGGCAACGGATACTGTCCTGGATCGGCATGTTGTCCACCGGTGCACCCGACGACGACGCTACCGATGTCGGTCCACTGATCGACGAGCGTGCTGCCGTGCGTGTGGAGCAGTGGATCGACGAGGCGGTGGCAGGCGGTGCGACCGTTCTCACCGGTGGCGGACGAGTGGGGGCCGTTGTCGAGCCCACCGTGATCGAGGACGCGCCCCGCGGCGCGCGGGTACTCGACGACGAAGTCTTCGGACCTGTCGTGGCGCTCTGCAAGGTCTCCTCGGACGAGGATGCGTTCGAGAAGGTCAATGAGTCTCGGTTCGGTTTGCAGGCAGGGGTTTTCACCTCAAACCTGCAGACCGCTTTTCGCGCCTCACGTGTTCTGAACGTCGGTGGAGTCATCGTCGGTGATGTCCCGAGCTACCGCGCCGATCAGATGCCGTACGGGGGCGTGAAGGACTCTGGGACAGGCAAAGAGGGAGTCCTTTCGGCAATGGAAGATCTCACTGAGGAGAAGGTGCTCGTTCTGACCGGCATCGACGTTCTGTAG
- a CDS encoding ISL3-like element ISPfr2 family transposase yields the protein MSDATPLAGFGRPDLTAFARLDGLGLSVTGQRLEPDRAVLACRVVEPDQWCRRCGSEGAARDTVIRRLAHEPLGWRPTVLEVVVRRYRCADCGHVWRQDTSAAAEPRAKLSRTGLRWALEGIVVAHLTVARVAEGLGVAWDTANNAVLAEGKRLLINDPTRFEGVKVIGVDEHVWRHTRRGDKYVTVIIDLTPVRDGAGPARLLDMVEGRSKAAFKTWLADRDDAFRDAVEVVAMDGFTGFKTAAAEEIPDAVTVMDPFHVVRLAGDALDRCRRRVQLAIHGHRGFRDDPLYKSRRTLHTGADLLTDKQSDRLRALFVDDAHVEVEATWGVYQRMIAAYRHEDRQRGRELMEKLITDLSAGVPKVLTELTTLGRTLKKRAADVLAYFERPGTSNGPTEALNGRLEHLRGSALGFRNLTNYIARSLLETGGFRPQLLHPRLG from the coding sequence GTGTCCGACGCTACCCCGCTGGCCGGCTTCGGCCGCCCTGACCTGACCGCCTTCGCTCGACTCGACGGCCTCGGTCTGAGCGTGACCGGACAACGACTTGAACCGGATCGTGCGGTCCTCGCGTGCCGCGTGGTGGAACCAGATCAGTGGTGCCGACGGTGCGGCAGCGAAGGCGCTGCTCGTGACACCGTGATCCGGCGGTTGGCCCACGAGCCGCTGGGCTGGCGACCGACCGTGCTGGAAGTTGTAGTGCGCCGCTACCGCTGTGCCGACTGCGGACACGTGTGGCGCCAAGACACCAGCGCCGCGGCGGAGCCACGCGCGAAGCTCTCGCGCACCGGGCTGCGGTGGGCGCTGGAAGGGATCGTGGTCGCACACCTCACCGTCGCCCGTGTCGCCGAGGGACTCGGGGTCGCGTGGGACACCGCCAACAACGCGGTCCTGGCTGAAGGCAAGCGGCTGCTGATCAACGACCCCACGCGGTTTGAGGGCGTGAAGGTCATTGGCGTCGATGAGCACGTCTGGCGCCACACCAGGCGTGGCGACAAGTACGTCACCGTGATCATCGACCTCACCCCGGTCCGCGATGGCGCCGGCCCAGCAAGGCTGCTGGACATGGTCGAGGGCCGGTCGAAGGCGGCGTTCAAGACCTGGCTCGCCGACCGCGACGACGCCTTCCGTGACGCGGTCGAGGTGGTCGCGATGGACGGCTTCACCGGGTTCAAGACCGCCGCTGCAGAGGAGATCCCGGACGCGGTCACGGTGATGGATCCCTTCCACGTCGTGCGCCTGGCCGGTGACGCCCTCGACAGGTGCCGGCGCCGGGTCCAACTCGCGATCCACGGGCACCGTGGGTTCAGGGACGACCCGCTCTACAAGTCGCGGCGCACGCTGCACACCGGCGCGGACCTGCTCACCGACAAGCAGAGCGACAGGCTACGCGCGCTGTTCGTTGATGACGCTCACGTCGAGGTCGAGGCGACCTGGGGTGTCTACCAGCGCATGATCGCCGCCTATCGCCACGAGGACCGGCAACGTGGCCGCGAGCTCATGGAGAAGCTGATCACCGACCTCAGCGCCGGCGTCCCCAAGGTGCTCACCGAGCTCACCACCCTGGGCCGGACCCTGAAGAAGCGAGCCGCTGACGTGCTCGCCTACTTCGAACGACCCGGCACCAGCAACGGGCCGACCGAGGCGCTCAACGGACGGCTCGAACACCTGCGCGGCTCCGCACTCGGGTTCCGCAACCTGACCAACTACATCGCCCGAAGCCTGCTCGAGACCGGCGGCTTCAGACCCCAACTCCTACACCCCCGATTGGGATGA
- a CDS encoding putative quinol monooxygenase — protein sequence MSTPASLPYAFVAKIVAADGQHDALADLLAGAVALANEEVGTIVWFAVRTHADTFWIFDAFPDEAARDAHANGAIVAALMANQHLLGAAPEILAADVLASKLP from the coding sequence ATGTCCACACCCGCATCACTTCCGTATGCCTTCGTCGCCAAGATCGTCGCGGCCGATGGACAGCACGACGCGCTCGCCGATCTGCTCGCCGGCGCTGTCGCGCTCGCCAACGAAGAAGTAGGAACGATTGTCTGGTTCGCGGTCAGGACCCACGCCGACACCTTCTGGATCTTCGATGCATTCCCCGACGAGGCCGCTCGCGACGCCCACGCCAACGGCGCCATCGTCGCAGCCCTGATGGCCAACCAGCACCTCCTCGGCGCAGCACCCGAGATCCTGGCGGCCGACGTCCTCGCGTCCAAGCTCCCGTAG
- a CDS encoding GlxA family transcriptional regulator: MRIGLIAIDGCFGSAVASVIDIVRVADGARGDVDPRIDPIELAILGPKRRVTTTASMTLSVDHPLSESAEFDVVVVPALGTLTAVATNDALQSRDARSVIASLGRLDDATTRIAAACTGVFAVAETGRLHHRRATTSWFLGPEFLKRYPTVALDLDTMVVVDGNLVTAGAAFAHIDLALSLVRSISPDLAQHVAKLLIIDERPSQAAFVAYEHLRHEDPIVVEFERFVRARLDEPFNVAFVAQSLGTSRRTLERRVRAALNLTPLGFVQRLRIERARHLSATTDLTSAEIALRVGYANAETLRSLLRRERRRS, translated from the coding sequence ATGCGTATCGGACTGATCGCGATCGACGGCTGCTTCGGTTCGGCTGTCGCGTCGGTCATCGACATCGTGCGGGTGGCCGACGGAGCCCGCGGTGATGTCGACCCGCGGATCGACCCGATCGAACTCGCCATCCTCGGACCGAAACGGAGAGTGACCACGACGGCATCGATGACCCTGTCGGTGGACCACCCGCTGTCGGAGTCCGCAGAGTTCGACGTGGTCGTCGTCCCTGCGCTTGGAACCCTCACGGCCGTCGCTACCAACGACGCCCTCCAGAGCCGAGATGCTCGTTCGGTCATCGCCTCGCTCGGGCGCCTCGACGACGCGACCACCCGGATCGCCGCGGCGTGCACCGGCGTGTTCGCTGTCGCCGAGACCGGACGGCTGCATCATCGGCGGGCGACGACCAGCTGGTTCCTGGGGCCGGAGTTCCTGAAGCGCTATCCGACCGTCGCCCTCGATCTCGACACCATGGTCGTGGTCGACGGGAACCTCGTCACCGCCGGCGCCGCGTTCGCCCACATCGACCTCGCGCTCTCACTCGTGCGATCGATCAGCCCCGACCTGGCCCAACATGTCGCCAAGCTCCTCATCATCGACGAGCGTCCGTCGCAGGCGGCCTTCGTCGCCTACGAACATCTCCGGCACGAGGACCCGATCGTCGTCGAGTTCGAACGCTTCGTGCGCGCCCGCCTGGACGAACCGTTCAACGTCGCCTTCGTCGCGCAGTCGCTCGGCACCAGCCGGCGCACCCTCGAACGACGAGTCCGTGCGGCGCTCAACCTCACTCCGCTCGGCTTCGTCCAACGGCTTCGCATCGAACGAGCTCGGCACCTCTCAGCAACCACGGACCTCACCTCCGCCGAGATCGCGCTACGGGTCGGCTACGCGAACGCCGAGACTCTGCGCTCCCTCCTGCGTAGGGAGCGACGCCGTTCCTGA
- a CDS encoding helix-turn-helix domain-containing protein, which translates to MADADEPSLPHFETLSTSRAPDDGVIDYWREARRHAYVDVSTDPADPDFYGDVRLGRYTNFTLSTKRATAEQTHRNRSRIAQGREQDEYLFATFQTRGSCVIEQAGHTAVVPPGSMVIYDSSLPFAFRADAPYEQVIVKVPADRAFALAGIDRTTDILATTMSCAGAMSAVAAFFTQLAQHQDSDPHGAAQLETHASSLATSLLSLVTPVRSAAEIPAFLRRDQVLAYIHAHLADPDLDAERIATAMRLSRRSLYRLFQGTDHTVMGYLRAARIQSAQHLLRKYPSRPVSLIARQTGFSDPRTFYRAFRDTTGMTPNEHRERLD; encoded by the coding sequence ATGGCTGATGCAGACGAGCCCTCATTGCCACACTTCGAAACGTTGTCGACCTCGCGGGCGCCGGACGACGGTGTCATCGACTACTGGCGAGAGGCCCGGCGCCATGCCTACGTCGACGTCAGCACCGACCCCGCCGACCCCGACTTCTACGGCGATGTCCGTCTCGGCCGATACACGAACTTCACTCTGTCCACGAAACGAGCCACCGCCGAGCAGACACACCGCAATCGCAGCCGAATCGCCCAAGGGCGGGAACAGGACGAGTATCTGTTCGCCACATTCCAGACGCGCGGAAGTTGCGTCATCGAACAGGCCGGACACACTGCAGTAGTCCCGCCAGGATCAATGGTCATCTACGACAGTTCCCTGCCCTTCGCTTTCCGCGCCGATGCACCCTACGAACAGGTCATCGTCAAGGTGCCCGCCGATCGAGCCTTCGCGCTCGCCGGCATCGACCGGACCACAGACATCCTGGCCACGACCATGAGCTGTGCAGGAGCGATGTCCGCCGTCGCAGCCTTTTTCACCCAACTGGCCCAACACCAAGACAGCGATCCCCACGGCGCCGCACAGCTCGAGACTCACGCCTCCTCACTGGCCACATCACTACTGAGTCTCGTCACACCGGTTCGCTCTGCCGCCGAAATACCCGCCTTCCTACGACGAGATCAGGTTCTGGCCTACATCCATGCCCACCTTGCAGACCCCGACCTCGACGCCGAACGCATCGCCACCGCGATGCGACTCTCCCGCCGCAGCCTCTACCGCCTGTTCCAGGGAACCGACCACACAGTCATGGGATATCTCCGCGCAGCGCGCATCCAGTCCGCCCAGCACCTACTACGAAAATACCCTTCCCGGCCCGTCTCCCTCATCGCTCGACAAACAGGATTCTCCGACCCCCGCACCTTCTACCGAGCGTTCCGCGACACCACCGGCATGACACCCAACGAACACCGAGAACGCCTCGATTGA